A single Cyprinus carpio isolate SPL01 chromosome A6, ASM1834038v1, whole genome shotgun sequence DNA region contains:
- the LOC109091845 gene encoding synaptoporin-like, with the protein MCMVIFAPLFAVLAFATCGGYSGQIMVKVECFDKTQNNISISFNYPFRLQEVHFSALLCEGPRKETLFLEGDYASSAQFFVTVSVLAFLYSLLATIVYFFYQNKYREKNRGPVVDFLVTLVFSSLWLVSSISWAKTLSGVKTVTDVHQILLLLSACRAQENLCEVLQEPIWTNLNMSVAFGFLNFFLWAGNIWFAYKETGLHKSIKRYPSRTPSEKRGSFRQYSQTSFDQSGAGFGQRLYNQGSFDLSSGGFSLPQTNLGQAILYQQVGSPTSRGPLIFVNEM; encoded by the exons ATGTGTATGGTCATATTCGCTCCG CTTTTTGCTGTTTTAGCATTTGCAACATGTGGGGGATATTCTGGCCAGATAATGGTTAAAGTAGAATGTTTTGACAAAACCCAAAACAACATCAGCATCAGTTTCAACTACCCATTCAG ACTGCAAGAGGTACACTTCAGTGCTCTTCTATGTGAAGGACCCAGGAAAGAGACTCTCTTTCTGGAAGGGGATTATGCTTCATCTGCACAGTTCTTCGTCACTGTGTCGGTCCTGGCTTTTCTCTATTCCCTTTTGGCCACAATTGTTTACTTCTTCTACCAGAACAAATACAGGGAAAAGAACAGAGGTCCCGTAGTT GATTTCTTGGTGACTTTAGTGTTCTCTAGCCTGTGGCTGGTGAGCTCAATTTCCTGGGCTAAAACTCTGTCTGGGGTGAAGACAGTCACTGATGTGCATCAAATCCTGCTGTTACTGTCTGCTTGCAGAGCCCAGGAAAACTTATGTGAGGTCTTGCAGGAGCCCATCTGGACAAATCTCAACATGTCTGTG GCCTTTGGTTTTTTGAACTTCTTCCTTTGGGCTGGTAATATTTGGTTTGCCTACAAAGAGACAGGTTTGCATAAGTCCATTAAGCGCTATCCCTCCAGAACTCCCTCTGAGAAACGCGGCAGCTTCAGGCAATACAGTCAAACCAGTTTTGATCAATCCGGAGCTGGTTTTGGCCAGAGGCTCTACAACCAGGGGAGTTTTGACTTATCAAGCGGAGGATTCAGCCTACCCCAAACCAATCTAGGACAGGCGATACTGTACCAGCAGGTGGGGAGTCCCACATCCAGAGGTCCTCTCATTTTTGTTAATGagatgtga